The segment ATAGGACTAATAATTGGCAATAAAGAGTGATAAAAGACGCTAAATtctgttaaaatatcaaatttacgttgcaaaatattttggattaataatgaatgttttttaacggttgtttaaaaaaacctatatacaaaaatttactatttatataataacatcaTTTTTTCATTTACAAGCAATTCAATCTGATACATCTTCATACAGTACCATATACTTTGCCAAACACTTTTTTTCCAGAACAACACAAAGTGTGTCCTTATACCCAGTGGAATCAAAGTGATGTCATGGATCACACGGTGTTGCTAAATAAAGCAACAAGATGCTGGAAAGAATTGTTTTAACACGGTATACGCTGTATATGACAGGTTATCAGCACGAGTAAACAAACCTCTGCTAGAAGTTGTTACCTTCTAACTTGTGTTGCTGTCACTTATACAAGAAGGTGGGTtccacaaattatattttattttaaaccatgtTCATTATTACTCAGTTCATGAAAGTAAGAAAACTAACATTCCATTGACCTTCTGTATATCAGccggaaaacaaattaaatttttaacagaacGTGTATGCAATAAACACTTTTCATTCTATATAACTTTTCATCTACGTCACTGTAGCTTTCTTCCGACAACTCCGCTTTTCCATAGCAGGTTTTTTTTGTCTGAATAACACATAACTATAAACGTAATATCTGCTAAACAACTCTTCAACATTAATGCATTGCAATCttttgctaaattataaaatGCCTATATAGCATGAATACCattgatgttttatttaccaATACTTTACCATTTTGCATTATATATTAGCCATTCGGTCTAGAATTTATtgcaatacaaataaaactgctTCGGTTAGGCTCATATTTTTTGTCTCTCCATAATAAAGAAAGCTGATTGTATAATGTTCTTTACTACTAAACTTCTTTACAGTTAAATGCCCTTGCACAGGTAAAATCATCGATCTGCAAATGGTAAAGTGGGTTAAAAAATTGattcataacaaaaaatatataaacataatgtttGGGAGCAGCGGTAATGTAACATTATCGGTGTTTTCAGGCATTATATCCATGTTTTAGGTATACATAGAGTTGAAATAGCATTTTTAGTCAAAGCATTTTCAGAGAGGGTTTTAGATGTATATTGGTGTAAGCGTGCGCCAATCCGGTGGATAAGGAAATAACTAAGGCAGTTTGCCGTCTTTCTTAGGCAGATGGCGTGAGGATATCTATTAGCAGGaatctgtaattattattttctattatttaataaaagaagaGTCACGATTATCCAATATTTTTTCACACGAAGCCttttgattcacacctgatgatggcatctttgatTTAGAAAGGTCGAAAGCTATTTACAAagctgtatatttattttttatgattttatgttacattaaagCGTTCAATTTGGTCTGTGAAGAAAACAATGTTCTTCACAGTCCAGTTGTCCCCAGGGGGCGTTGGCAATAGAGGTGGTGTAGCTAGGAGGGTAGAACATGGAGGGAAAGGCAGATTTAGTGAGAGTTTCCTCAAGAACGATTATATCTTATAGCTCTCAGGAGtcctttttatttttgtcatcatTAAGTGTTATCTTCGTCATTAAAACTTCATTCTGCCAGTGTTAGCAAGTTACAAGTTTTAACGATTCTCCCCAAGTGAGTTAactatatacagagtgttcccaTAAGGGTATCACAAACCTTTGAAAAAAGTACCgtgtaaactgttataaaaatttctaaataattcgtatcttgtacatattttatagcaatgcttgtttttgtttttttttattcgagtttaacattttcaactgGCACCATTTTGGTATTATTAAGGCAaatcacacaattattttttgaGCTTTCCTCCTATGTGTCATATCCTATGTGAAAAGTTTACTATCTGTAGTTTTAGAAGttctatagaaaataatatttatgtaaaaaataaaaagtggcaGCTAACATTTCAACGACACGATTCTCGACCTAATTTTATAGAAAACCTTTTGTTTTAGAATCATAAGTACTATATGCCACAGAAGTTAGCTTATTCTTTTacgaacaccctgtatattttaattttctattgaaGTTAAACATGAATAATAATACGTTTGATAACATAACTTATGAGTAATCTATGGAAAGATATTTACTAAGTGATAATCAAATCCCTAAAGAGGAATTTGGAGTCGTCCTCTTAAAACTTCCTTCTGGCCAACGTGTGCTCAGCCTCTAAAAAGagttttgagattttatgtaGCCACAACTTTTCAGCTAGGTCCGTCACAATCCAATCCGAGGAAGCTCCAACTCATGTAATCGAAATGTTGAAGATATCCCaaaatttgaaagatttttttatcCCTATATAACTGCAAGGGTTGGCTTAGCTAGTACAATGCTTTCCAACagtgattttgaaaatttaactagTTTCTCAAAAAACATTAGACGTACCAGTTTGAAACATGCAATGtcatttttaacaactttttagtAGAGAAACTTCTAGATTTGATAGTAACTTAAAAAAGTCTGTTGAATTTCGTTACTGACTGACATAAATCAGTTAGTTATTACATATTAATCACCCAAACtacttaaacatttacattacgtgttaaataagttataaagttTATGACTTTTACGAACTTACGAATTTGCGACTTGCGAATTAGTTGTTATGGctttaatctttttctttatttttttgtacgtTACTAAGCATAAAATAAAGATACTTGTGTATAAACCTGAGTAACGAATTTTGTAACACTGAAGATTACAAGCGACTAACAAGCCATATAGTTTAGAATCAATTACAACAGTTAGCAGAACACGTATTAATCCTTTGTATTAAGAGCAATTTTGTCACTcgccaattaaaaatataaacatggttTTCATATGTCCATGAGTTGGTTTGTTGTATCTGTTGTTGTTTTTAGTGTCTGttaattctataattaattttaggtttgCGATTTTAGGTTAcgtaatgataaattttttaaaatagcgGATTAAAGAAGTAATGATGTTTACGAATCTCAGTAAGATAATAAAACCGTATGTTTGTGCAATTCATTTATGTCCTCCACGGTGTCACGCTTCAGAGAGTCTTGACCATTCGTGACCTTGGAGTCCTCCTCACCTCTACACTGGACTTTGGCGAGCACATCCAGGGCATTGTCAACAAGGCAACCACCATCTTCGGCTTCATCAACCGAACTTGCCGTCAGGGACTTTCTGCAGCTACACCCAGAGCCCTATATACTGCTCTTGTTAGACCAGTCCTTCAGTACTCTAGTGTGGTATGGTCTCCCTACCAGGTCGGTCACATATCTTCACTTGAATCGGTGCAAAGGCGAGTCCTTAGAACCATTGGGGTGAAGATCGGGTACCAGTACTTAGAGGTTGACCTGGAGGTAATAACTTGCTCCATCTCCCACCTCTATCAGCTCGTAGAACCATCATTTATTCGGTTTTCCTGTATAAGATCCTGAACGGAATGATCGAATGTCCAGCAATTCTTCAAATGATAGATCTACATGTACTTCGTCGCACTTTTCGCAGTATTCAGCTGTTTGCTAAACGTCACCACCACAGCAACTACTCATACCACAGCGCAATATCAAAGATGTTGAGAACTGGCAGCGGAGTATGTTCTGATGTGGACTTCTTCGATCCATCGCCTCACACCTTCAGGAGGGATCTCCATGCAGCTGTCTTGAGAAGATACCCTAATTAACACCCGGATTTGAAGTGTTGTGTGACCGATGGTGTTAGGTGGTGCCTTTGGAGGGCCACATTTGTTTCTGTGATACCATGTGCTTGATGGGTTCCCGGGAGACTCACACTGTCATTGTCTTCTTATCtcgtaattaatttattcttgttacaaatacattgttatcttttatttattgttaaaatgtattatcgttactactattattacttcTATATCttggttattgttattgttacgaagttgttattttattaccttgtttgttgttgctattgttatttttgttgttattactattcgaGTTGCTATTACCTAGTTAGTACTGTTATTgctatttttactgttattaccaTTTGCGTTGCTATTACCTAGTtagtactgttattgttatttttactcttattACCATTCGCGTTGCTATTACCTAGTtagtactgttattgttattatacttatatatttatataattttattattgttgatactGTTGATAGGTAacactattttgttatattattgctaatttagTATAATTAGTTGTAGTATTAGCCTTCTCCTTGGTTAGACTATTTATGATGCAgatgtgaaatggtgtattgccgtatatattaaataaataaataaagagtgaAACAGAGAGGGAAAATATCGACAATATATCGACAAATATCCAACGTGAGCGAGTACGGAAGTGAGTAATTACTTTCAGTGATGGACTATTTGCTTTGGATTGTAAGAGAATTCGATTCTTAGACTGAAAGTAAACACGTAGTCAAGCTGGGAATTACAATTTATCAGCGAGAATATGATGTTATAGTATGCAGAAAAATGCACTCAAAAGATATTAACACAACTTATACAATCTGACAGACATTAATGAATGAAAACATTTTGCTGCTACACAGTGTACAATACGAGTTACAAAACCAGcgacttttgtaaaaattcatGTCTGATAGTACTCTAACATCtgtggaaaatgtatttatttatttattttatttcctacggtaacccattttttttaaagcatttttaaaattaagcattTAAGCAATTATTTCCGTCATAAAGCCTTTCTTGTCTTATCTATTAAAGTCAGCCGGTAGCTGCTAAGCTTCAACTTGTCAAATAGATACCTTTAGTATAAGTTATACTGTAATCATTCGAccaatggaaataatattttcaaaattatggatatttttacatgaaatgaaaaatgcagctccatgatttattttaaatttttgaaaacaagcCATGTTAGAACGCTTGCCCAAGAAGGGCTCAACTTGTACCAA is part of the Homalodisca vitripennis isolate AUS2020 chromosome 8, UT_GWSS_2.1, whole genome shotgun sequence genome and harbors:
- the LOC124368305 gene encoding uncharacterized protein LOC124368305, producing MFVQFIYVLHGVTLQRVLTIRDLGVLLTSTLDFGEHIQGIVNKATTIFGFINRTCRQGLSAATPRALYTALVRPVLQYSSVVWSPYQVGHISSLESVQRRVLRTIGVKIGYQYLEVDLEVITCSISHLYQLVEPSFIRFSCIRS